The Thalassotalea sp. HSM 43 genome window below encodes:
- a CDS encoding S10 family peptidase, translating into MKITSLIFTVMALVSHASIAADQDFGRKIDIDSSVVSEHKTKVNGERFEYTATTGTQPVWNDNGDAVATLYYTYYQRDDVKDRASRPLLISFNGGPGSASVWMHVAYTGPRVLNVDDEGYPLQPYGVKTNPYSVLDTADIVFVNPVNTGYSRVLPNKDGKMPSKEEQQKMFFGVNADVKYLADWVNTFVTRNNRWRSPKYLIGESYGTTRVSGLALELQNRQWMYLNGVVLVSPTDIGIDRKGPVKAANRLPYFAATAWYHKALADKYQNMDLLEFLPEVEDFTINEYLPALAMGGFISPEHKARIAAKVAEYAGLSEQVVLRSNLDVDTRFFWKELLRDRGQTVGRLDSRYLGIDKKDVGDSPDYNAELTSWLHSFTPAINYYIREELNYKTDVKYNMFGNVHPWDRNNNNTGENLRQAMAQNPYLNVMVQAGYYDGATNYFDAKYTMWQLDPSSKMKQRLSFKGYRSGHMMYLRHDDLKQSNDDLRQFIKDSIPAKEQAAKY; encoded by the coding sequence ATGAAAATAACAAGCCTAATTTTTACTGTAATGGCCCTTGTTAGTCATGCATCAATTGCCGCAGACCAAGATTTTGGTCGTAAAATTGATATCGACTCAAGTGTTGTTAGTGAACATAAAACCAAGGTTAATGGTGAGCGTTTTGAGTACACCGCAACCACAGGTACCCAACCGGTATGGAATGACAACGGTGACGCTGTTGCCACCTTGTACTACACCTATTATCAACGTGATGACGTCAAAGACAGAGCATCAAGACCTTTATTAATCTCTTTTAATGGTGGTCCAGGCTCAGCGTCGGTATGGATGCACGTCGCATATACCGGTCCTCGCGTGTTAAATGTCGATGATGAAGGTTATCCGTTACAACCGTATGGGGTGAAAACCAACCCATATTCAGTGCTAGATACTGCCGATATCGTCTTTGTGAACCCAGTTAATACCGGCTATTCGCGCGTGCTACCAAATAAAGACGGTAAAATGCCGTCAAAAGAAGAACAACAGAAAATGTTCTTTGGCGTTAATGCCGATGTTAAATATTTGGCGGACTGGGTAAATACCTTTGTTACCCGCAACAATCGCTGGCGCTCACCTAAATATCTGATTGGTGAAAGCTATGGTACAACTCGTGTATCTGGTTTGGCACTAGAGCTGCAGAATCGCCAATGGATGTACTTAAACGGTGTGGTGTTGGTATCACCGACTGACATTGGTATCGACCGTAAAGGTCCGGTCAAAGCAGCAAACCGTTTACCTTACTTTGCGGCAACGGCGTGGTATCACAAAGCCCTAGCTGACAAGTATCAAAACATGGACTTATTGGAGTTCTTACCTGAAGTTGAAGACTTCACCATTAATGAATATTTACCGGCATTGGCGATGGGCGGTTTTATCTCGCCTGAGCATAAAGCGCGTATTGCCGCAAAAGTTGCCGAATACGCCGGTCTAAGTGAGCAAGTGGTATTGCGCTCTAACTTAGATGTCGATACTCGCTTTTTCTGGAAAGAGTTATTGCGCGATCGTGGTCAAACCGTTGGCCGACTTGATTCTCGTTACTTGGGTATCGATAAGAAAGATGTTGGTGACAGCCCAGATTACAACGCCGAGCTGACTTCATGGTTGCACTCATTTACGCCGGCAATTAATTACTATATCCGCGAAGAATTGAACTATAAAACCGACGTTAAATACAATATGTTTGGTAATGTTCACCCTTGGGATCGTAACAACAATAATACCGGTGAAAACTTGCGCCAAGCGATGGCACAAAACCCATATCTAAATGTTATGGTGCAAGCTGGCTATTACGATGGCGCGACCAATTACTTTGATGCCAAATACACCATGTGGCAGCTCGACCCAAGTTCTAAGATGAAACAACGCTTGAGCTTTAAAGGCTACCGCAGCGGTCACATGATGTACTTGCGTCATGATGACTTGAAGCAATCTAATGACGACTTACGTCAATTTATTAAAGACTCCATTCCAGCGAAGGAGCAGGCCGCTAAGTACTAA
- a CDS encoding HAD-IA family hydrolase has protein sequence MRFYKRLSSFKAISFDLDDTLYDNHPVITKAEAELQSHLQQIAPECANLGREFWWQHRNVCLTNQPELCHDVTALRLACMQAGIEALGYSELEAKQKAQNAFDYFLSHRNNLQVPDRVKALLQGLSEKYPLVAISNGNVSIEEIGISDYFSHSFFAGDGNLQKPEADMFEQASQALSIERKDLLHIGDCTHADIYGALSAGCQTIWINNDEFGIRKKPLKVLPNAEFDHVEQLAMFY, from the coding sequence GTGCGATTCTACAAAAGGTTGTCATCGTTCAAGGCGATTAGCTTTGATTTAGATGACACCCTTTATGACAACCATCCTGTCATAACCAAAGCTGAGGCTGAATTGCAGTCACATTTGCAACAGATTGCGCCAGAGTGTGCCAATTTGGGCCGAGAGTTTTGGTGGCAACATCGGAACGTCTGTTTAACCAATCAGCCTGAGTTATGTCACGACGTCACTGCGCTGCGCTTAGCCTGTATGCAAGCGGGTATTGAAGCCCTTGGTTATAGTGAGCTAGAGGCAAAGCAAAAAGCGCAAAATGCGTTTGATTACTTTTTAAGTCATCGTAATAATTTGCAAGTGCCAGATCGAGTAAAAGCACTGTTGCAAGGCTTAAGCGAAAAGTACCCATTAGTGGCCATCTCAAACGGTAATGTCAGTATCGAAGAAATCGGTATCAGTGACTATTTCAGTCACAGCTTTTTTGCCGGTGACGGTAATTTGCAAAAACCAGAAGCGGATATGTTTGAGCAGGCGAGTCAAGCTTTGTCGATTGAACGCAAAGATTTGCTGCATATTGGTGATTGCACTCATGCCGATATTTACGGTGCGCTGTCAGCGGGTTGCCAAACAATTTGGATCAACAACGATGAATTTGGCATTCGTAAGAAGCCATTGAAAGTGTTACCAAATGCCGAATTTGACCATGTTGAACAGCTGGCGATGTTTTATTAA
- a CDS encoding DUF484 family protein translates to MNNNNNTDINVNEETQLLNDELIATYLQDNPDFFARNPQLLASIRFSDNKRGVVSLVERQQQIQRQKIHALEEEITQLLTVANYNEQLFTVYNDLYLSLIESPDLSDFLSKLQLTTTQLLNLAGFKLYLTNKDFEIGHPTIVKTDCSEILENRLGDKEYYFGRIQKSEQESLFASTDVGSVVLVKLTEREKVLGFIAISSQDAEHFHPTMDTLLLNQFRTLIAKLLIQQLLKVGL, encoded by the coding sequence TTGAATAACAACAATAATACTGATATCAATGTGAACGAAGAAACCCAACTGCTTAATGATGAGTTGATCGCCACTTACTTACAAGATAACCCAGATTTTTTCGCACGTAATCCGCAATTGCTGGCGTCAATTCGTTTCAGCGATAACAAGCGTGGCGTGGTCTCATTAGTCGAGCGCCAACAACAAATTCAGCGCCAAAAAATTCATGCGTTAGAAGAAGAAATTACCCAATTGTTGACGGTTGCCAATTACAACGAGCAATTATTCACGGTCTATAACGACTTGTATTTGAGCTTGATTGAAAGCCCAGATTTGTCTGACTTTCTCAGTAAACTGCAATTAACCACGACGCAACTACTTAATCTTGCTGGCTTTAAACTGTATTTGACCAACAAAGATTTCGAAATTGGTCATCCAACTATCGTTAAAACCGACTGCTCTGAAATTCTTGAAAATCGCCTTGGTGATAAAGAATATTACTTTGGTCGTATCCAAAAATCAGAACAAGAGAGCCTGTTTGCATCAACAGACGTCGGCTCAGTGGTATTGGTGAAATTAACCGAGCGTGAAAAGGTGCTTGGTTTTATCGCCATCAGCTCACAAGATGCCGAACATTTTCATCCAACAATGGATACCCTGTTATTAAACCAATTTCGCACATTGATTGCTAAACTATTAATACAACAGTTATTAAAAGTAGGTTTATAA
- the dapF gene encoding diaminopimelate epimerase — protein sequence MLMNFSKMHGLGNDFLVLDNVTQNIFLSNEQIRRLADRNFGVGFDQLLIVEPPYDPDLDFHYRIYNADGSEVNQCGNGARCFARFVKMKGLTNKNKVKVSTASGKMTLHIERDGQVTVTMPVPELEPAKIPFNAQKVEGTYIIRTEQQTVLCGTVSMGNPHCVLTVDSVQDAPVDTLGAELAVHERFPEGANIGFMEVVSPKHIKLRVYERGAAETLACGSGACGAVVVGITQKKLANNVTVELPGGKLKIFWKGPGHPVKMTGPADHVFDGHLHL from the coding sequence ATGTTAATGAATTTTTCTAAAATGCACGGTTTAGGTAACGACTTCTTAGTATTGGATAACGTTACCCAAAACATCTTTTTGTCGAATGAGCAAATTCGCCGTCTGGCGGATCGCAATTTTGGCGTAGGCTTTGATCAGCTGTTGATTGTAGAGCCACCATATGACCCGGATTTAGACTTTCATTATCGCATTTATAATGCCGATGGCAGTGAAGTGAATCAATGTGGTAACGGTGCCCGTTGTTTTGCCCGCTTCGTGAAAATGAAAGGCCTAACCAATAAAAACAAAGTCAAAGTATCAACCGCTTCCGGTAAAATGACCTTGCACATTGAGCGTGATGGGCAAGTGACGGTGACCATGCCTGTGCCAGAGCTCGAGCCGGCAAAAATCCCCTTCAATGCGCAAAAAGTTGAAGGCACTTATATTATTCGCACAGAGCAGCAAACCGTATTATGCGGCACTGTTTCTATGGGCAACCCTCATTGCGTACTTACCGTCGATTCGGTGCAAGATGCGCCGGTTGACACCTTAGGTGCGGAGTTAGCCGTGCATGAACGATTCCCCGAAGGCGCGAATATTGGTTTCATGGAAGTTGTCTCACCAAAGCACATTAAATTGCGCGTATACGAACGTGGTGCGGCAGAGACTTTAGCCTGTGGTAGTGGTGCATGTGGTGCTGTCGTTGTTGGCATAACGCAAAAGAAACTTGCTAATAACGTGACCGTTGAACTGCCAGGTGGCAAACTTAAAATATTCTGGAAAGGCCCAGGCCACCCGGTAAAAATGACCGGTCCTGCAGATCATGTTTTTGACGGCCATTTACATCTTTAA
- the lysA gene encoding diaminopimelate decarboxylase, with amino-acid sequence MDFFNRQDDVLYAEQCSVKDLAAKYQTPLYVYSRATIERHWHAFDQAAAATEHLICYAVKASSNIAILNVLARLGSGFDIVSKGELARVIQAGGDPAKVVFSGVGKKADEIAYALEKGIHCFNVESEAELSRINDVAGKMGLKAPISLRVNPDVDAGTHPYISTGLKDNKFGIAIDSAIEVYQKAAAMPHLVIKGVDCHIGSQLTEVQPFLDALDRVLLLVDSLAQHGIKLSHLDVGGGLGVPYQGETPPHPSEYAKAIADKMQGYDLQLIYEPGRAIMANAGILVTEVEFLKTNEDKHFAIVDGAMNDLIRPSLYQAWQEIVPVQYNHSVEEKLYDVVGPVCETGDFLGKERSLAISAGDLLAVRSAGAYGFTMSSNYNSRPRVAEVMVDGDQHHLIRQRESIESLWMGEQVLP; translated from the coding sequence GTGGATTTTTTCAATCGTCAAGACGATGTTTTGTATGCGGAACAATGTTCAGTCAAAGACTTGGCCGCCAAATATCAAACTCCCTTATATGTCTATTCTCGAGCAACGATAGAGCGTCATTGGCATGCCTTTGATCAAGCTGCTGCGGCAACAGAACACTTAATTTGCTATGCGGTAAAAGCCAGCTCCAATATTGCCATTCTAAATGTGTTAGCTCGTTTAGGAAGCGGTTTTGATATCGTCTCTAAAGGTGAGTTGGCGCGCGTCATACAAGCTGGCGGCGATCCCGCTAAAGTGGTGTTTTCAGGTGTTGGTAAAAAAGCCGATGAAATAGCCTATGCATTAGAAAAGGGCATCCATTGCTTCAATGTAGAATCGGAAGCTGAATTATCTCGCATTAATGACGTTGCCGGGAAAATGGGTTTAAAAGCGCCAATTTCATTGCGCGTTAATCCAGATGTCGATGCCGGCACACACCCGTATATCTCGACAGGCTTAAAAGACAACAAGTTTGGTATTGCCATTGACTCTGCCATCGAGGTCTATCAAAAAGCTGCGGCGATGCCACATTTAGTTATCAAAGGTGTAGATTGCCATATTGGTTCGCAACTTACCGAAGTACAGCCATTCCTTGATGCACTTGATAGAGTGTTGTTATTGGTTGATAGCCTAGCGCAGCATGGTATTAAATTAAGCCATCTTGATGTTGGTGGTGGTTTAGGTGTGCCTTATCAAGGTGAAACTCCGCCACATCCGAGTGAATATGCCAAAGCCATTGCTGATAAAATGCAAGGCTATGATTTGCAGCTTATTTATGAACCAGGACGAGCAATTATGGCCAATGCCGGCATTCTGGTTACCGAAGTTGAATTTTTAAAAACCAATGAAGACAAACATTTTGCTATCGTCGATGGTGCGATGAATGATTTAATACGTCCTTCGTTATATCAGGCGTGGCAGGAAATCGTGCCAGTACAATACAATCACTCGGTAGAAGAAAAATTGTATGATGTGGTTGGTCCGGTTTGTGAAACCGGTGATTTTCTTGGTAAAGAGCGTAGCTTGGCAATTTCTGCCGGCGATCTGCTTGCTGTTCGCAGCGCTGGTGCTTATGGTTTTACCATGAGCTCGAATTATAATTCTCGTCCGCGCGTGGCTGAAGTCATGGTTGACGGTGATCAACATCACTTGATTCGCCAACGAGAAAGCATTGAGTCCCTTTGGATGGGTGAACAGGTCTTGCCATAG
- the lptM gene encoding LPS translocon maturation chaperone LptM, producing MLNKKLLVIVLTSLTFTLAACGQKGPLYEEQPEASNKPQEQEQPEAKS from the coding sequence ATGCTTAATAAAAAACTGTTAGTTATTGTATTAACCTCGCTTACATTTACCTTGGCGGCTTGTGGCCAGAAAGGGCCATTGTATGAAGAACAGCCAGAAGCGAGCAATAAACCGCAAGAACAAGAGCAGCCGGAAGCAAAATCCTAA
- the cyaY gene encoding iron donor protein CyaY, which produces MNDSQYNLMADELLLAVEEAIDECDHDIDYESAGGLLTLAFVNGTKIIINKQAPLHEIWVATKFNGHHFAYTDEQWVDKRGGDEFWQFLSNAVSVQADATITLAAQ; this is translated from the coding sequence ATGAACGACAGCCAGTACAACCTAATGGCCGATGAACTCTTGCTCGCGGTAGAAGAAGCCATAGATGAATGTGATCATGATATCGATTACGAGTCTGCCGGTGGGCTGTTAACTTTAGCCTTTGTAAATGGCACAAAAATTATCATTAACAAACAAGCACCGCTGCATGAAATTTGGGTCGCAACCAAATTTAATGGTCACCATTTTGCTTATACTGACGAGCAATGGGTAGACAAACGTGGCGGTGACGAATTCTGGCAATTCCTATCAAACGCGGTCAGCGTTCAGGCGGATGCAACCATCACTCTGGCTGCGCAATAA
- the hemC gene encoding hydroxymethylbilane synthase, producing MTEQTLKIATRKSALAMWQAEYVKARLEHFHPELTVELLPMVTKGDIILDSPLSKVGGKGLFVKELEVAMLEGRADIAVHSMKDVPVEFPDGLGLHVICEREDPRDAFVSNSINSFAELPQGAVVGTSSLRRQCQIKAMRPDLQVRDLRGNVNTRLAKLDDGQYDAIILAAAGLIRLEMPERIREFIEPEVMLPANGQGAVGIECRNQDERVKALLAPLEHSETRHRVIAERAMNRKLQGGCQVPIGSYATIDGEQLYLRGLVGATDGSTILHDEISGHIEQGEVLGQQLAQRLLDKGAEKILKQVYGD from the coding sequence ATGACTGAACAAACGTTAAAAATTGCCACTCGTAAAAGTGCTTTAGCCATGTGGCAGGCAGAATATGTAAAAGCACGACTGGAACACTTTCACCCAGAGCTTACCGTTGAGCTATTGCCTATGGTGACCAAGGGCGACATCATTCTTGACTCGCCACTGTCGAAAGTGGGCGGCAAAGGCCTGTTCGTCAAAGAACTCGAAGTGGCCATGCTCGAAGGCCGTGCCGACATTGCCGTGCATTCTATGAAAGATGTACCGGTTGAGTTCCCGGACGGTTTGGGCCTGCACGTTATCTGTGAACGTGAAGATCCACGTGATGCTTTTGTGTCTAACAGCATCAACAGTTTTGCCGAGCTTCCACAAGGTGCCGTCGTTGGTACCTCAAGTTTGCGTCGCCAGTGCCAAATCAAAGCCATGCGCCCAGATCTGCAAGTGCGCGATCTACGCGGTAACGTAAATACCCGCTTAGCAAAGCTTGATGATGGCCAATATGATGCCATCATTCTTGCCGCAGCCGGTTTAATTCGCTTGGAGATGCCAGAGCGCATCCGTGAGTTTATTGAACCAGAAGTGATGTTACCTGCCAATGGTCAAGGTGCCGTTGGTATCGAATGTCGTAACCAAGATGAACGCGTCAAAGCGTTGTTGGCACCACTTGAGCACAGTGAAACGCGTCATCGCGTTATTGCCGAGCGCGCCATGAATAGAAAGCTTCAAGGTGGTTGTCAGGTGCCGATTGGCAGTTACGCGACGATAGACGGCGAGCAATTGTATTTGCGCGGCCTTGTCGGCGCCACTGACGGTAGCACGATTTTACACGATGAAATATCGGGTCATATCGAACAAGGCGAAGTATTAGGCCAACAATTGGCGCAACGTCTGCTTGATAAAGGCGCTGAGAAAATCCTCAAGCAGGTTTATGGCGACTAA